In Legionella beliardensis, the following are encoded in one genomic region:
- the secF gene encoding protein translocase subunit SecF — translation MEFFNPNSKIDFMGARKWTALFSALIFIISIGALLVNGLKWGLDFTGGTQIEVSFPDTANLTLIRDNLYTAGFKEAQVISYGTSKDVLISIAPRMNQEQSILVDKVMSALPPGAIKQRVDFVGPQVGEELATKGALAIIVSLLGTMIYIAMRFEYRLAVSSAVALIHDPILILGIFALFNIEFDLKALAGLLAVIGYSLNDTIVVFDRVRENFVKIRRAEPLDIMNISINQTLSRTIMTSLLTLFVVVALFVYGGETIRGFSLALIIGIVIGTYSSIYVAGALAVGMGLDRKDFLPSQRREIDDRP, via the coding sequence ATGGAATTTTTTAATCCAAATTCAAAAATAGATTTTATGGGGGCCAGAAAGTGGACAGCACTATTTTCTGCCCTAATTTTTATTATTTCTATCGGAGCTTTATTAGTTAACGGACTAAAGTGGGGGCTTGATTTTACGGGCGGCACCCAAATTGAAGTTTCTTTTCCAGATACAGCGAATTTAACATTGATTCGCGATAATTTGTATACAGCTGGATTTAAAGAAGCACAAGTTATTAGTTATGGCACGTCTAAAGATGTTTTAATTAGTATTGCGCCAAGAATGAATCAAGAGCAAAGTATCTTAGTTGATAAGGTAATGAGTGCTTTACCTCCTGGCGCTATTAAGCAACGGGTTGACTTTGTAGGTCCGCAAGTAGGTGAAGAATTAGCTACTAAAGGTGCTCTAGCGATTATTGTTTCCTTACTAGGAACAATGATTTATATTGCTATGCGCTTTGAGTACCGGCTGGCGGTTAGTTCCGCGGTTGCTTTAATTCATGACCCCATATTAATACTTGGTATATTTGCTCTGTTTAATATTGAATTTGATTTAAAAGCTTTAGCTGGATTATTAGCCGTAATTGGCTATTCTCTAAATGATACAATTGTTGTATTTGACCGAGTTAGAGAAAATTTTGTTAAAATTCGCCGTGCTGAACCTTTAGATATCATGAATATCTCTATCAACCAAACGCTATCAAGAACTATCATGACCTCGCTATTGACGTTATTTGTAGTGGTCGCGCTTTTTGTTTATGGTGGTGAGACAATCCGTGGTTTTTCACTGGCTCTGATAATTGGTATTGTTATAGGAACATACTCTTCTATTTATGTCGCTGGCGCATTAGCCGTTGGTATGGGTTTAGATAGAAAAGATTTTCTTCCTTCCCAGCGCCGCGAAATTGACGATCGACCTTAA